AGCGGCGTCGACCCCGGAGAGCACCGGTGGGACATGTTCGCGCCGGAGCCCCGGCACGCGTACGTCGAGTACGACGCGACGGGGACGCTCGCGTCCGGCGAGCGCGTCGACCCGATGGCGCGGGGGTTCGACGGGATGCGCTGGCGGACGTACCTGTTCACCCTCCAACAGCCCGGCAGCGAGGCGCTGGCCGACGACTTCGCGGGATACCTCTGCGAGCGCGACGGGCGACTCGCGAGCGTCGACGTCGACTACGTCGAGTACACCGTGCGCCTCGACGCGCCCGACGAGGGCGTGCGCCGCGACCTCGTCGAGCAGTCGTGTCCAGGCACGGGATAGCCCGCCGAGCGCGGGATTGATACGCGGCGGTCGCGTGGCCCCGAGCAATGACTGGGGGGACGCGTTCGGGCCGCGCGAGCGAGCGATGACCGAGCGCATCCGGGAACTGGACGACGCGACGGTCGCCCAGATTGCGGCGGGCGAGGTCGTCGAGCGCCCGGCGAGCGTCGTGAAGGAACTCGTGGAGAACAGCCTCGACGCGGGCGCGTCGAGCGTGGACGTGACGGTGGCGAGCGGCGGCACCGACCGCGTCGTCGTCGCGGACGACGGACGGGGGATGACCGGCGAGGACCTCGAACGCGCGGTGCGCCAGCACACGACGAGCAAACTCGGGGACGCGAGCGACCTCGACGGGGTGGCGACGCTCGGCTTCCGGGGCGAGGCGCTGTACACCATCGGCTCCGTCTCGCGGATGACGGTGACGACGCGCCCGCGGGACGCCGGTGATTCGGGGTGGCGGCTGACCGTCGACCACGGGGAGACGGGCGACCTCCAGCCCGCGGGCCGGCCCGCCGGGACGACGGTCGAAGTGACGGATTTGTTCGCGGAGACGCCGGCGCGCCGCAAGTACCTCAAACGGGACGCGACGGAGTTCGCGCACGTGAACCGCGCGGTGACGCGGTACGCGCTCGCGAACCCCGGCGTGGCGGTGTCGCTGACCCACGACGGCAGGGAGGTGTTCGCGACGACCGGCACCGGCGACGTTCGGGACGCCGCGCTCGCCGTCTACGGTCGGGAGGTCGCCCAGTCCCTGCGCGAGGTCGAGGCGTCCCCGGAGGGGTCGGTGGAGCGCGTCCACGGCTACGTGTCCGACCCGGAGACGACGCGGGCGACCCGCGAGTACCTCGCGACGTTCGTGAACGGGCGCTCGGTACGGGACGCGGTGCTCCGCGAGGCCGTGCTGGACGGCTACGGCGGCCAACTCGCGAACGACCGCTACCCGTTCGCGGTGCTGTTCGTGGACTGCGAGGGCGTGGACGCGAACGTCCACCCGCGCAAGATGGAGGTGCGCTTCGAGGCCGAGGACCGCGTGAAACGCGCCGTCGAGGGCGCGGTTCGGGACGCGCTCCTCGATTCGGGGCTGGTGCGCTCGCGGGCGCCCCGGGGCGCGTCGAAGCCCGGGGACACGGAGATTGCGCCGTCCTCGGCGGGCGACGAATCAACGGAGCGCGCGTCCGGCGACGACTCGCCGACCGAGCGCGAACCGGGCGTCGAACCGGGACGCGTCGGAGCGAGCGCGGGTGCAGCGGCGGACGTGCCGGATGCTGACGACGACGCCGACGAGTGGAGCGCGGGCGGCGAGCAAGCCGAATTCGGAACAGCGAGCGAGTCGGGCGATGGGACGACTCGGGACGCAGCGACGGCCGACGAGACAGATTCGACCGACGCGTCGCCGACCTTCGAGGGGGCGACCGAGAACGCGCGCCTCGCGCCTGACGACCCCGAGGAGTCCTTCGACGGCCTGCCGTCGCTGCGCGTGCTCGGGCAACTCCACGACACCTACGTCGTCGCGGAGGCCGACGACGGCCTCGTGTTGGTAGACCAGCACGCCGCCGACGAGCGCGTCCACTACGAGCGCCTGCGGGAGCAGGCCGACGGCGCGTCCCAGACGCTCGTCGAACCCGTGGAACTCGAACTGACGGCGGGCGAGGCGGCGGTGTTCGAGGACGCAATCGGAGACCTGCGCGAGTTGGGGTTCGAGGCGTCGCTGTCCGGGCGGACGGCCGCGGTGTCGGCGGTGCCGGCGGTGTTCGCGGACGCGCTCGACCCCGAACTCGCGCGGGACGTGCTCGCGGACTTCGTGGCCGACGCTGGCGGCGACCCCGTGGCCGACGCCGCGGACGAACTCCTCGCGGACTTGGCGTGTCGGCCCGCCGTCACCGGGAACACGTCGCTCGCGGAGGGGTCGGTGGTGGCGCTGCTGGGGGAACTGGACGACTGCGAGAACCCCTACGCGTGCCCGCACGGCCGACCGACGCTGATTCGCGTGGACGGCGACGAGCTCGCCGACCGGTTCGAGCGCGACTACCCCGGGCACGGCGGGCGGCGCCGCGAGGACGCTGGGAACTAAGCCGCCCCACGCGTAGGGCGGGGTATGGACATCGTGACGTTCGGCGAGACGATGCTGCGGCTCTCGCCGCCCGGACGGGAGCGCTTAGAGCGCGCGACGGAGTTGGAGTTCCGCGCGGCGGGCGCGGAGAGCAACGTCGCCGTGAACGCCGGCCGACTCGGCGCCGAGACGGCGTGGCTGTCGAAACTCCCGGACTCGCCGCTCGGACGGAAGGTGACGGCGACCCTGCGCTCGCAGGGGACGACGCCCGACGTGGTGTGGAGCGAGGACGGCCGACAGGGCACCTACTACCTCGAACAGGGCGGCGAGCCCCGCGGGACGAACGTCGTCTACGACCGCGAGGGCGCGGCGGTGACGACAGCGGAGTTCGCAGAGTTGGCGACCGACCGAATCGCGGACGCGGGCTACTTCTACACGAGCGGCATCACGCCCGCGCTCTCCGAGACGCTCGCGGAGACGACGGCAGACCTGCTGGAGCACGCGCAGGCGACGGGGACGACGACGGCGTTCGACGTGAACTACCGCGGGAAGCTCTGGGACGCCGAGACCGCCCGCGACGGGCTGGAAGCGCTGTTCCCGGACGTCGACGTGTTGTTCGTCGCGGAGCGGGACGCTCGGGACGTGCTGGGACGAGAGGGGAAGCCGGCGGCAATCGGTCGCGGCCTCGCCGACGAGTTCGGGTTCGGGACCGTCGTCGTGACGCGCGGCGACGAGGGCGCGCTCGCGGTGCGGAACGGCGACGCGTACCGGCAGGGCGCCTTCGAGACGGAGACGCACGACGCAATCGGCACCGGGGACGCGTTCGTCGGCGGCTACCTCGCGCAACGCGTCGACGGCGGGAGCGTCGAGGACGCGCTCGCGTGGGGCGCGGCGACGGCGGCGCTGAAGCGCACGATTCCGGGGGACGTGGCGCTGGTCACGCGCGAGGAAGTCGAGTCGGTGCTCGCCGGCGACGGCGCCGACATCGACAGGTAACCCCGCCTGTCAATTCGTCGGCCAAAAATCTTCATTTAACCCCCGATAGGTGGCCACAAAGCGTTTTCACGGGCAGGCACTCCGGCCCGAGATGCAATGAACACGCGAATCGCGGCAGTCGCGATGGCGGTGCTGGTCGTCGCCGGGTCGGTACCCGCGGCGGCCGTCGCCACGCAGAACGGGACAGGAACACAGGAAGCGTCCGCGTACAGCGGAACGCACGTCACCTTCGACGTGCAGGACAGCGCCGTCGTCGACTACCAGGTCGAGGGCGAGACCGTGTTGGATAGCATGAAAGTCCAGTCCGGGTCGTCCGGGAACGCGGCGGGGGTCTTCGACGGGAGCCTCGACCTCTCCGCGCTCGCGACCATCGAAGGCAGCGCGCTCTCGCTGAACGCGCAGACGAGCGCCGCCGTCGAAATCGGCGCCGAGGGGTCGGCGTCGATGACCGCCCACGACAACGACCACGGCATCCTCGTGGTCCGCTCGGGCGGGAACGGGCAGGCGGTCGTCGCGAACGTCTCCTCGAACGCGGAGGCGTCCGCGGAGTCCGACCAGCAGGTCGAGGTGACGACCGAGGACGGCACGAAGGGGACGTTCGTCGTGGTCGGTGACGGCTCCGTCACCGTCAACGAGAACGGGAACGTCGCCGCGAAACTCGACGGCGACTCGCGTCTCGTCTTCCGGTCGTACCCCGATGAGAAGACCGAGACCGACGAGCAGACCGAGGAGTACATCGCGTCCGGCAAGGCGGCCGCCGAGGTGTACGTCGAACAGCAGGACGGCGAACTCGTCACTGACACCGTGACGTACGGCCAGCAGACGTCCGTCGAGACGAAACAGACCGCGGAGAACACCGTGAACGTCACGGTCGACCGCGCCGCGTCCGAGGGGAAGGTCGTCGTGACGAGCGTCTCCGAGGCCGCGGTCGGCGCGACCGAGGACATCTCGGTGACCGTCGACGGCGAGGCCGCCGCGCAGGCGTCCTCGTACAGCGAACTGGAGGGCGCCATCGGTAGCGACACCTCGAAGTACATGGTCGAGCAGTCCTCCAGCGCGGAGGCGTCGGCCGACGTGTACGTCGCCATCAACCACTTCTCCGAGCGCACCGTCCAGATGCAGGGCGACGGCGGGAGTGACGGCGGCGACGGCGGCGACAGCGGCTCCGACGGGAGCGGTTCGTCGGGCGGCAGCGTGCCCGGCTTCGGCGTCGGCGTGGCGCTCGTCGCCGTGCTCGGCGCGGCGCTCGTCGCGCTCCGCGAGTAACGACTTCGACTGACTCGCTTTTCGAACGGTTCGGCTGCTGGCGCTCTCATCGTTTTTCGACGCGCTCGGTGACAGCCCGCAGCGACGGGTGTAGTCGCGGCGAGCGCCGCGTCGGGCCGAACGCATTTCTCCCCGGCGGGCGAGCGTTCGGGTATGACGCGACCACACGTGGTCGTCGTCGGCGCGTACGGGAGCGCCGGCGTCGCCGCGGCGGAGGTGTTGGCTGACGCGGACGTGGCGCTGACGCTAATCGACGACGGCGAACCGGGGGGCGGGCTCTGCATCCTCCGCGGCTGTATGCCGTCGAAGGAGGTGTTGTCGGCGGGCGCCCACCGGTATCAGGCGCGCCACGACCACCGGCTGACCGGCGACCTCCCCGACGTCGACCTCGACGCCGTCGTGGAGACGAAAGACGACCACGTCCTCGGGTTCGCGGAGCACCGGCGGCGCGCGGTCCACGACCTCGCCGACCGGGAGCACGTGACGTTCCGCCACGAGACGGCGCGGTTCGTGGACGACCGCGTGCTCGACGTCGGGGGCGAGCGAATCGAGGCCGACTACGTGGTGGTGGCGACCGGGTCGGACCTGAATGTCCCCGACCTCCCCGGGGTTCGTGACGTGGACTGGATGGGGAGCAGGGACGTGCTCGACGCCACGGAGTTCCCGGACTCGGGCGTGGTGATGGGGTTCGGGTACGTCGGCGTCGAACTCGTGCCGTACCTCTCGGAGGCCGCCGACATGGACCTCACCGTCATCGAGCACGACGACCGCCCGCTCGACCGGTACCACCCGGCGTTCGGCGAGGAACTGCTCGAACTCTACCGCGAGGAGTTCGGCGTGGAGGTTCGCACGGAGGTGTACGAGGAGTCCGTCGAACCGACCGCAGACGGCGGCGTCCGGGTGCGCCTCGACGACGGCACGACCGCCGAGGGCGACCAACTGTTCCTGTTCACGGGCCGGACGCCCTCGTACCCGGAGGGAATCGGCGTCACCTCCCTCGACCCGGGTGAGGGTTGGGTGGACGACGCGATGCGGACAGCGGGCGACGACCGCGTGTTCGCCGCGGGCGACGTGGTCGGCGACCGAATGCTGTTGCACACGGCCAAGGAGGAGGGGTACGTCGCGGGTCGGAACGTCCTGCGCGCCGAGCGCGGCGAGGAACTGGAGACGTACGACCCCCTCCACCACGAGGTGATGTTCGCGGGGCTGGGCGTCTACCCGTTCGCGTCACTCGGCCTGCGCGCGGACGAGGCGCGCGAGCAGGGCCACAGCGTGGTGACCGCCCAGCGCGAAGCGGCAGACGACGGCGTGTTCAAGACGAAAGACGTGCCCCGCGGGAGCGCGCGCCTCGTCGTGGACGCCGACGACGGGACGGTACTCGGGTACCACGGCCTGCACTTCCACGCGGACGCGATGGCGAAGACGATGCAGGTGATTCTGGAGGCCGAGATGGACGTCCGGGAGGTGCCCGACCGGGCGTACCACCCGACGACGCCCGAGATTCTGGACGGCCTGTTCCGGGACGCGAAAGCCCAACTCTAGCAGTTGGCGAGGGCGTGAGTCCGTCCTCCGAGGGCGCGATTCCGTCAGTCGAGTTGCAGACTAACCGACAGACGGCGTGTTCGTTCGCTCGTGATTCGACGTGACGGCGGTCGCAGCGACGAGCACGATGACGACGGGGAGGACGAACATCCAGAGGGTGCCGGCCAGCGTGACGGTCAACAGCACCAAGCCGGCGATACCGGCGGCGGCCACTCGCGCTCGCCCGTACCAGACACCGGCCGAACCGGCGACAGCGAACGCCCCGAGAGCCGCGAACAGGGCGAGTCGCGTCCAGCCATAGCCGGGCTGGAAGAGATACCAGCCCAACACCCCGAGAAACGCGGCGACGGCGACGACAGAGACGCCGCGCGCGATTGAGTTGCTGGCTTCGCTCACGTGTTCAGCGTACGTTCCTGTCGGCCATATGATTTCTGGCGACAGGCGCGGGCGCCGACTCCGCGGCGTGACAGACGTTTCACTCGTCGTTCTCCGGGAGCCGTCTCGGCGACCGCTAGATGGGTTCGTGGCCGGCGAGGACGCCGTGGACGGCGGCCGCGAGTTCGTCGAAGCGGTCCGTCGGGAGTTCGTCGGTGGTGACGAACGCGCCGTGGCCGTCCTCGATGACCCGGGTGAGGTAGCCGAAGTCGAAGGCGCGGATGGTGTACTGGTAGTCGCCGAGTTCGGTGTCCTCGTAGATGCGCTGGGAGCGAAAGCCCAGCCGTTCGTTGTCCGCGAACCCGACGAGGTCGGCGTCGGCTTCGAGGTCGCTCCGGAGGTAGAGTTGCTCCTCGTGGCTGGCGTCGAAGTAGACGACGCTCCGCAGGTCGTCGCCGACGGTGGTGCGACAGGCCGCGACGAGTTCGTCGGCGAGGTCGGCGGGCGCGTACGCTGGAGTCTCGTCCATGCGACCACGTACCACGCCGAGCACCGTAATACCGTGTGACCGTTTCCCACGAACCGGGAACGCGAGCGTCTGGACGGTGTTTCTCATCGTGCGAGTGCCCGCGAGAAGAGTTATGGGGCGTCCGAGTCACGTCGCTCACATGTCCGATTCCGAGGAGTCCGAGATGGAGTTCCAGGACGAACCGAGCGCGCTCGGCGTGAAGGTGGGAAGCACCCGAACCGTCGTCTCCGGCGGCGACGTGGCCGACCCCGACGTGGTGCGGACGCTGACCTGCCTCGCGACGTACACGGACGCACTCACCGGCGAGGAACACGTCCTCTACGGCGAGGAGGCCGCGACCGAGTACCCCGACCGCGTCCGGTACATGCTGCGCTCGGGCCTCCCCGAGAGCGAGGAGACCACCGAACTCGCCAAGCGCTTCCTCGAGGAGTTCTCGCGCGCGAACGGCCTCGACGAGGACTCCGTCGTCGTCTACGCCATCCCCACCATCGACAACGACACCGGCCTCGAACGCCTCACCGACATCATCGAGTCCGGCCCCGTCGGCGAGCGCCTGATTCGCTCCTACCCCGAGTCGTTGTGTGGCGCGGTGCCCGCGCTCGGCGACGGTCTCGACGCCATCGAGGACACGTTCCTCGCCGTCAACATGGGCTCCACGAACCTCGAAGCCTGCGCGTACCGGCGGGGCGAACAGCTCTCGCCGTTCTCGACGGGCGCCATCACCGGCACCGAGGTCGACCGCCGCATCGCGAACTACGTCGAGGAGGAGACGCAGGGACGCGTGAACATCGACCTCACGACCGCCCGCGAGTACAAGGAAGACCACGCCGACTTCGAGGACTACGAGCCGTTCTCGGACATCATCCAGCAGCCCGGCGGCGGCACCTACGAGTTCACCATCGAGGACTCCGTGATGGACGCCGTCGACGAGTTCGTGGACGACGCCGTCGACGAGGTGGCGAACGTCTTCATGCCGGAACTCGCGAACGACTACATGAAAATCTACCAGCAGGCCCTCGACAACCCCGTCGTGCTCACGGGCGGGATGGCCTGCATCCCCGGCATCGTCGACGAGTTCGAGGCGCGCCTGAGCGACGAACTCGGCCGTGAGGTCGAGGCGACGACCGCCGACGACCCGGCGACGGCGGCGGCGCGGGGCGCCCACCGCATCGCCGACCGTCTCGTGGAACTGGACGAGTACTAACCGAGCGGCGTTCGTGGCGTTAGCGAGACAGTAACTGGCCAACGCTTTTCACGCCGCGTGCGGACCACCGAACCGATGGCGACTGGACAGGTCCGCGTCGTGGAGGGCGCGGAGCGCGTGACACTCGACGGCGGCCGCGAGTTGTCGTTCGCGGAGTACGGCGACCCGGACGGCGACCCGGTCTTTTTCTTCCACGGGACGCCGGGGTCGCGGGTGTCCGGGAGCGTGACGCGCGCGAGCGCCGCCGACCGCGGTGTGCGCGTCGTCGCGCCCGACCGCCCCGGCTTCGGGCAGTCCGCGTTCGCGGGCCTGCGCGGGTTCGAAGCGTTCGCCGACGACGTCCTCTCGCTCGCCGACGCGCTCGGCGTCGACGAATTCGGCGTCGTCGGCTTCTCCGGCGGCGGGCCGTACGCGCTCGGCTGTGCCGCGCACGCTCCCGAGCGCGTGACGCGGTGTGGCGTCGTCTCCGGCGTCGGGCCGCCGGGCGTCGCGACCGACGAGAAACGCCGGTTCGACCGCTGGCTGGCCGGGGTGGCGAAGCGCTCGGTCGCCCTCGCGCGACCGCTCGCGTGGCTGCTCTGCCGGCGCGTCGACGCCGCGAGTCGCTTCACCGACGTGGTCGGCGAACCGCAGGACGGCGACCTCGCGGACCCCCGCCTCGGGGAGACGGGGCGCGTCCTGCTGTCGGACTTCCGGGAGGCCGTCCGGCAGGGGCCGACGCCGCTAGCGGCGGACTACGCGACGCTCGCCCGCGAGTGGGACTTCGACCTCGGAGACGTGACGGCGCCGACGCGCGTGTTCCACGGGAGCGACGACGACGCGGTCCCGCTGGCGGCGGGCGAGCACGTCGCCGAGCGCGTGCCGGAGGCGTCGCTGTCGGTGTACGACGGCGCGGGCCATTTCCGGCCACTCGTGGAGCAGAGCGAGGACGCGCTCTCGTGGGTGGTGAGCGCCGAAACCGGAGACGGCGTCGAAGTGGAGGACACGGCGGAGGTCGACTGAGACGCGCACGGTATCGGTCCGTGTCGCCACAAGACACTTGTTCGCAGTTCTACATCTGCACTCGTGCGAACGAAGTCACTGGTGGCGCTCGGCGTGGTCGCCGTGTGCGTGGTAGCCGGCTGTACGCAGCCACTCGGCCCCGCCAGTACGACCGCGACGACCACCGAACGGACACCGACCACTGCGACGACGGAACGAACGGACGTTCCCATCTTGACAGCGACGACGCAGGAACGCCACCCCGGAGACACCCGCGTCAGCGCGTCGAAGATAGCGAACGAGTCCTCGATTCCAGAGCGCGACGTGAAGAATTTCTCGGCGTTCCGGCGGGGGAAGCGAGCCGTCATCGAGCGGGCAATCGAGTGTTCGTGTAGCGTCGAGACGACGACGTTCGACTACGGGGCGAACCGAGACTACCGGGCCGTTCGCTACAACGGAACGCTCTACGGCCTGTACGTGACGGTTCGATAGATTTCGACGGTGCGCTCGGGCTACGGGTTCACCGCACAGCCGTCGACGTACGCCACGTCTTCGACCGACTCGATGTCAGGGTCGTCGCCGCAGACCGGACAGTCGGGGTTCCGGTTCACGGGCACTTCCTCGAAGGACACGTCGGCGGCGTCGTAGAACAGCAGGCGGCCCGTGAGCAGGTCGCCGTGGTCGAGGAGGTGTTTCACGCACTCTGTCGCCTGCACGCAGCCCATCGTGCCGGGGAGGACGCCGAGGACGCCCGCGGTGGCGCAGTCCGGAATCGTGCCCTCGGGGGGCGCCTCGGGGAACAGACACCGGTAGCACGGCGAGTCGGGCGTGACCGTGATGGCCTGCCCCTCGAAGCGGTAGATGGCGGCGTGACTGAACGGAATCCCGCGGAGCACGCAGGCGTCGTTGACGAGGTAGCGCGTGGCGAAGTTGTCCGAGCAGTCCACCGCGAAGTCCACGCCGTCGAGGTAGTCGGCGACGTTGTCGGGGTCGAGGCGGTCGGCGTGCGCTCGCACGTCCACGTCGGGGTTGAGGCGTTCGACGTACGCGGCGGCGCTCTCGGCCTTCGGGACGCCGATGTCGGCGTCCGCGTGGATTATCTGCCGCTGGAGGTTCGAGCGCTCCACGCTGTCGTCGTCCACGATGCGGAGCGTGCCGACGCCCGCGGCGGCGAGGTACTGAATCACGGGCGCGCCGAGGCCGCCCGCGCCGACGACGAGCACGTCGCCGTCCAGCAGGCGCTGTTGGCCCTCGGGGCCGACGTCGTCCATGATGATGTGCCGCGAGTAGCGGTCGAGTTGCACCGGGTCGAGGTTCAGCCCGGACATAGCCGAATCGACGGGCGGGCCGCGGGTAAGCGTTCCGTCGAGTGCCGCGGGCGGGAGGCGCGTCGCGTTGGCGACACCGGTCGCTCGGCGTCGCTGGCGCGGTGGCCCCCGCCCCCGGGAAAGAACTCGGGTACCCCTACCCGACGCTCGTGACTGGGTTCTCCCGGGGTAAATGTCTTGTCGGAATCGCGCCGACGCCGAATCGAGGCATATGTTACCGAGTAACGAGACTTGAGGTGGGAGCGGTCGTAGACACCGCCGATGGCCGAGATTCCAGCGGAGGCCGACCTCGTCGTCGTGGGCGCCGGGCCGGGCGGGTACGTGGCAGCGATTCGCGGCGCACAGTGCGGACTCGACACGGTGCTCGTCGAACGCGGCGACCTCGGCGGCGTCTGCCTGAACCACGGCTGCATCCCGTCGAAGGCGCTCGTGGAGGCCGCCGAACACGCGGCCGTCGGCGACGCTGCCGAGATGGGCGTCACCGGCGACACAGCCCTCGACTACGGCGCGTTCGCGGACTGGCAGGACGGCGTTGTGGACCGCCTCACGTCCGGCGTCGCGTCGCTGTGCCGGTCGAACGGCGTCACAATCGTCGAGGGAACGGCGCGGTTCGTCGACGACGGCGCCGTCGAAGTCGACCCGCCCGCAGCGACCGCCGACGCCGCCGAAATCGCGTTCGAGAACGCGGTCGTCGCGACGGGGAGTCGCCCCCTGTCGATTCCCGGCTTCGACTTCGCGGACGACCCGGTCGCGAGTTCGCGGGACGTGCTCGACCTCGACGAGCGCCCGGACCGCCTCGTCGTCGTGGGTGCGGGCTACATCGGGATGGAGTTGTCCACCGCGTTCGCGAAACTCGGGACCGACGTCCACGTCGTCGAGGCGCTCGACGCACCGCTCCCCGGCTACCCCGACGACGTGACCGAAATCGTGCAGTCGAACTGCGAATCCCTCGGCGTCTCGTTCTCGTTCGGCGAGGCGGCGACGGAGTGGTACGAGGACATCACGGGCGACGTGACCGTCGTCGCCGAGACCGAGGACGGCGACCGGAGCGAGTACGCCGCCGAGCGCGTGCTGGTCGCGGTCGGCCGAGAGCCGGCGACCGACACCGTCGGCCTCGACGCCACGTCTGTCGACGTCGGAGACGACGGCGCCATCGAGACCGACGAGTACGGCCGGACGGCGGCCGACGGCGTCTACGCCATCGGGGACGCGGCGGGCGACCCGATGCTCGCGCACGCCGCCAGCCACGAGGGGATGCGCGCCGCCGAGCACGCGGCCGGCCGGGACGTACCGGGCGGCGACGCGCCGGTGCCCGCCGTCGTGTTCACCGACCCCGAAATCGCGACGGTCGGCCTCACCGCCGCCGAGGCGCGCGAGTCGGGGCGAGACGTGACCGTCGGCGAGGTGCCGTTCCGGAGCAACGGGCGCGCGCTCACCACCGGGGACGCCGCGGGGTTCGCTCGCGTCGTCGTCGGCGACGACGGCACCGTGCTCGGCGGCGAACTGGTCGGCCCCCACGTCTCGGAGGTGGTCGGCGAACTCGCGCTCGCGGTGACCGCCGGCCTGGACGCCGGCACCGTCGCGCGCACCGTCCACGCCCACCCGACGCTCTCGGAGTGCCTGATGGAGGCCGCCGCACAGACTCGCGGCGAGGCGATTCACGCCCCGAACCGGTAGTCAGAACGTGCGCTCGATGGCCCGGCGCACGTCGTCGGCGTCGGGGACGACTTCGTCTTCCTGGGACGGCGAGAAGGGAATCGGGGTGTCGGGGACGCCGACGCGC
The nucleotide sequence above comes from Halobacterium litoreum. Encoded proteins:
- the lpdA gene encoding dihydrolipoyl dehydrogenase; amino-acid sequence: MAEIPAEADLVVVGAGPGGYVAAIRGAQCGLDTVLVERGDLGGVCLNHGCIPSKALVEAAEHAAVGDAAEMGVTGDTALDYGAFADWQDGVVDRLTSGVASLCRSNGVTIVEGTARFVDDGAVEVDPPAATADAAEIAFENAVVATGSRPLSIPGFDFADDPVASSRDVLDLDERPDRLVVVGAGYIGMELSTAFAKLGTDVHVVEALDAPLPGYPDDVTEIVQSNCESLGVSFSFGEAATEWYEDITGDVTVVAETEDGDRSEYAAERVLVAVGREPATDTVGLDATSVDVGDDGAIETDEYGRTAADGVYAIGDAAGDPMLAHAASHEGMRAAEHAAGRDVPGGDAPVPAVVFTDPEIATVGLTAAEARESGRDVTVGEVPFRSNGRALTTGDAAGFARVVVGDDGTVLGGELVGPHVSEVVGELALAVTAGLDAGTVARTVHAHPTLSECLMEAAAQTRGEAIHAPNR